The proteins below are encoded in one region of Thermus albus:
- a CDS encoding site-2 protease family protein — protein sequence MVEGLVLLLMVYLSIALHEWGHFVALRRFEVPVSLWAVGGPPWLWRWRRGGTEYRIGLLPLLGFVNPGERDFAGLRPWQKVLVYLAGPGVNFLAALVGLVALGFLGDWGIFWRGLALFFTLPPLLVSGLVGFFLGLIPAGEAGFLAFFRQGATLLEGGVVKGLALWVSLQLALAWFNLLPLPPLDGGQALLALGERWSLVMKVGRAVTVAGVVFLFLSLLWGLGYDLGLLGR from the coding sequence GTGGTTGAAGGGCTGGTCCTGCTCCTCATGGTCTACCTGTCCATAGCCCTTCACGAATGGGGCCATTTTGTGGCCCTGAGGCGGTTTGAGGTCCCGGTTTCCCTTTGGGCCGTGGGAGGCCCCCCCTGGCTTTGGCGTTGGCGCAGGGGGGGTACGGAATACCGGATTGGGCTTCTGCCCCTCCTGGGGTTTGTAAACCCTGGGGAGAGGGATTTTGCGGGGTTACGCCCCTGGCAGAAGGTCCTGGTCTATCTGGCGGGGCCAGGGGTCAACTTCCTGGCGGCCTTGGTAGGCCTGGTGGCCCTGGGCTTCTTGGGAGACTGGGGCATTTTCTGGCGAGGGCTGGCCCTCTTCTTCACCCTGCCTCCCTTGCTGGTCTCTGGCCTGGTGGGGTTTTTCTTAGGTTTAATCCCAGCAGGCGAGGCGGGTTTTCTAGCCTTTTTCCGTCAGGGTGCCACCCTTTTGGAGGGTGGTGTGGTGAAGGGGTTGGCCCTTTGGGTAAGCCTTCAGCTAGCCTTGGCCTGGTTCAACCTGCTTCCCCTACCGCCCTTGGACGGTGGCCAGGCCCTGTTGGCCCTGGGGGAGCGCTGGTCTTTGGTGATGAAGGTAGGCCGTGCGGTTACTGTGGCGGGGGTGGTCTTTCTGTTCCTAAGCCTGTTGTGGGGCCTGGGATATGACCTGGGCCTCTTAGGGAGGTGA
- a CDS encoding tyrosine-type recombinase/integrase, with amino-acid sequence MPRRAKGEGSVRYRKDLRAYEIRITVAGSRKSVYLKGPKTRENDRKADLLRRKLALAYGLTPLEGTPPPLLDWLEAHAEALRTEGRRDNTLYHYGRYITLVKQHLGNPVLDRLTPEALEAFYRRLVSLGYSQSVITHVRNFLHGAYERAIRYGRAGQNPVDLARLPRITPREAGREITEEELERILAVARSHRLFAAFYLLAALGLRRGEVLGLTWPDVDLDRGEIHIRRALVPNLLSGKTVLGPTKTSGSNRTLPLPEEARQVLLEHRTRLIEDRLYHPEGLVFPSINGTPLRPENLRRTWTTLLQKAGIPKARLHDLRATFITRIIRQTGNPKLAAALAGHKSLQTALQHYAKVTQEDLKATLKSLRLLPDPWSPDRG; translated from the coding sequence ATGCCCCGTCGCGCCAAAGGAGAAGGCTCGGTGCGGTACCGGAAGGACCTCCGGGCCTACGAGATCCGCATCACCGTGGCCGGAAGCCGTAAGAGTGTCTACCTGAAAGGTCCCAAAACCCGGGAAAACGACCGCAAGGCTGACCTCCTCCGGCGCAAGCTGGCCCTGGCCTATGGCCTTACCCCCTTGGAGGGCACACCCCCTCCTCTCCTGGACTGGTTGGAGGCGCATGCGGAAGCCCTTCGCACTGAAGGGCGTCGGGACAACACCCTCTACCACTATGGACGCTACATCACCCTGGTGAAACAACACCTGGGAAACCCCGTCCTGGACCGCCTTACCCCAGAAGCCCTGGAAGCCTTCTACCGCCGTCTGGTGAGCCTGGGGTACTCCCAAAGCGTCATTACCCATGTGCGTAACTTTCTCCATGGAGCTTACGAACGGGCCATCCGATACGGCAGGGCGGGACAGAATCCCGTGGACCTGGCCCGTCTCCCCAGAATCACCCCTCGGGAAGCAGGCCGGGAGATCACGGAGGAGGAGCTGGAGCGCATTCTGGCCGTGGCCCGGTCCCACCGCCTCTTCGCTGCCTTTTACCTCCTGGCGGCCTTGGGCCTGAGGAGGGGCGAGGTCTTGGGCCTCACCTGGCCCGATGTGGACCTGGACCGGGGGGAGATTCACATCCGCCGAGCCTTAGTGCCCAACCTCCTAAGCGGCAAAACCGTCTTAGGTCCCACCAAAACCTCGGGGTCCAACCGAACCCTTCCCCTTCCCGAAGAAGCCCGGCAAGTCCTCCTGGAACACCGAACCCGCCTGATAGAAGACCGCCTCTACCACCCCGAAGGCCTGGTCTTCCCCTCCATAAACGGCACCCCCTTACGCCCAGAAAACCTCCGGCGAACCTGGACCACCCTCCTGCAAAAAGCAGGCATCCCCAAAGCCCGCCTCCACGACCTCAGGGCCACCTTCATCACCCGCATCATCCGCCAAACCGGTAACCCCAAGCTGGCCGCAGCCCTGGCCGGCCACAAAAGCCTCCAAACCGCCCTCCAACACTACGCCAAGGTAACCCAGGAAGACCTCAAAGCTACCTTGAAATCCCTTAGGCTCTTGCCGGACCCGTGGAGCCCGGATAGAGGGTAG
- a CDS encoding XRE family transcriptional regulator produces the protein MAESLGHGRSPYLEARLLAEMSSEELGRLLRELREKRGLRQHQVAALAGVHASYLSHLEAGNRNFRKIRPDILIRVLKAYGLEEELILELIGLWTGMKVSLPKEKPEVPPEAETLTPLVLPVVEAGAGSPAWDDAQETMILYLPDLRGKGGQVFGVRIVGDSMEPLLYEGDIAVVWTEGGYGPGTLVAIGIPGNGIIVKQLYYGPKGEPLMHSLNPRYPDQPVPEGAKVWGPVIQIVRSLPGGKPGRHLLP, from the coding sequence ATGGCGGAGTCGCTGGGTCACGGGCGTAGCCCGTATCTTGAAGCCCGGTTACTGGCGGAGATGTCCTCGGAGGAGCTAGGGCGGCTTTTACGGGAGTTGCGGGAGAAGCGGGGGCTGAGGCAGCACCAGGTGGCGGCCTTGGCCGGGGTGCATGCCTCGTACCTCTCCCACCTGGAGGCGGGGAATAGGAACTTCCGCAAGATCAGGCCGGACATCCTCATCCGGGTGTTGAAGGCCTACGGTTTGGAGGAGGAGCTCATCCTGGAACTCATCGGGCTTTGGACGGGGATGAAGGTATCCCTGCCCAAGGAGAAGCCCGAGGTGCCGCCCGAGGCGGAAACCCTAACCCCCCTGGTCCTCCCCGTGGTGGAGGCGGGAGCCGGGTCACCCGCCTGGGACGATGCCCAAGAGACCATGATCCTTTACCTCCCCGATCTCCGGGGCAAGGGGGGCCAGGTGTTTGGGGTGCGCATCGTGGGGGACTCCATGGAACCCCTCCTCTATGAGGGGGACATCGCCGTGGTGTGGACGGAAGGGGGCTATGGCCCCGGTACCCTGGTGGCCATCGGCATTCCCGGAAACGGCATCATCGTGAAGCAGCTCTACTACGGCCCCAAGGGGGAGCCCCTGATGCACAGCCTCAACCCCCGGTATCCCGACCAGCCTGTGCCCGAGGGAGCAAAGGTTTGGGGACCCGTGATCCAGATCGTGCGCTCCCTGCCCGGGGGCAAGCCTGGTCGTCATCTCCTGCCCTGA
- a CDS encoding S-layer homology domain-containing protein gives MRRWGVFAGLMLLPLGVAQGWSEEAAQQLVQEGILYGYPDGALRLDANITRGEMAAMLWRLILQYRLKDLRDLTKEDIEALKGLLRAVELWRKEVQGSQEAVAGLSDRLKTLEGKLASLEGELSTLAGKGVEASREALAQVGEVAARLSDLEGVVYRSLKDYREEMNTLAGALRDVDGKLKAFEESFSQGLEGNRKLLEEKWAALSASLAQLGNRLAAVEAASAKVSELEKRLSGLSGRVDSLEEAVRSLKEEVARLRKEIPRSFTPKPFGLAVYLTGLDSGFAQLDYTLPSGLSLRVLGALGGLGPYGSLGVGYRGEGQGIGYRMGLGLGYGLYGPGFLYGEGSFGLKVDLVAGVSLALEGLQSYPLGSGPIVSRFGVGVMYRW, from the coding sequence ATGCGCAGGTGGGGAGTTTTTGCGGGCCTAATGCTCCTTCCCCTGGGAGTGGCCCAGGGTTGGTCGGAGGAGGCGGCCCAGCAGTTGGTGCAGGAGGGTATCCTCTACGGGTATCCCGATGGGGCCTTGCGTCTAGACGCCAACATCACCCGTGGGGAGATGGCGGCCATGTTATGGCGCCTCATTCTCCAGTACCGGCTTAAGGACCTACGGGACCTCACCAAGGAGGATATAGAAGCCCTCAAGGGGCTTTTAAGGGCGGTGGAGTTGTGGCGCAAGGAGGTGCAAGGTTCTCAGGAGGCGGTGGCCGGGCTTTCGGATCGTCTGAAGACCCTCGAGGGCAAGCTGGCCTCCTTGGAAGGAGAGCTTTCCACCTTGGCGGGGAAAGGGGTAGAGGCTTCCAGGGAGGCCTTGGCCCAGGTGGGAGAGGTGGCGGCCCGCCTTTCCGACCTGGAGGGGGTGGTTTACCGTTCCCTCAAGGACTACCGGGAGGAGATGAACACCCTGGCCGGAGCCTTGCGGGATGTGGACGGTAAACTGAAGGCCTTTGAGGAGAGTTTCTCCCAGGGACTAGAGGGGAACAGAAAGCTCTTAGAGGAGAAGTGGGCTGCCTTGTCCGCCTCCTTAGCCCAGTTGGGTAACCGGCTAGCGGCAGTGGAGGCGGCATCGGCTAAGGTGAGCGAGCTGGAAAAGCGTCTTTCTGGTCTCTCGGGGCGTGTGGACTCCCTGGAGGAGGCGGTGCGTTCCCTTAAGGAGGAGGTGGCCCGTTTACGGAAGGAAATACCCCGGTCTTTTACCCCCAAGCCCTTTGGGTTGGCCGTCTACTTGACCGGGTTGGATTCGGGATTTGCCCAGTTGGATTACACCTTGCCTTCCGGTCTCTCCCTAAGGGTCTTGGGTGCCCTAGGAGGGCTGGGTCCTTACGGGTCCCTAGGCGTGGGTTACCGGGGGGAGGGACAAGGCATCGGCTACCGCATGGGTTTGGGTCTGGGGTATGGCCTCTACGGCCCTGGTTTCCTCTACGGAGAAGGGAGTTTTGGCCTAAAGGTGGACCTGGTGGCGGGTGTATCCCTGGCCCTTGAGGGGTTGCAGTCTTACCCCTTGGGAAGTGGTCCCATCGTGTCCCGGTTTGGTGTGGGGGTGATGTACCGATGGTAA
- a CDS encoding thioredoxin fold domain-containing protein translates to MLENAWPRRERPYVLLFTDPLCPFCGRLEAALASDAEVKALVRYLPVAKHQGSYEAWLIRLRDWGFDEGEARKWLEEGLAEAERSGVRVTPTAVVMGKTEKVILGFSSYRTWREEVLDAIGP, encoded by the coding sequence GTGTTGGAAAACGCCTGGCCTAGGAGGGAAAGGCCCTATGTGCTCCTCTTCACCGATCCCCTCTGTCCCTTTTGCGGGCGTTTGGAAGCGGCGCTCGCTTCCGATGCGGAGGTAAAGGCCTTGGTGCGGTACCTTCCAGTGGCCAAGCACCAGGGGTCCTACGAGGCCTGGCTCATCAGGCTGAGGGATTGGGGCTTTGACGAGGGTGAGGCAAGGAAGTGGTTAGAGGAGGGCCTAGCGGAAGCCGAACGTTCCGGGGTCAGGGTTACACCCACCGCCGTGGTCATGGGGAAGACGGAAAAGGTGATCCTGGGTTTCTCCTCTTACCGGACGTGGAGGGAGGAGGTGTTGGATGCTATTGGCCCTTGA
- a CDS encoding helix-turn-helix domain-containing protein, with protein sequence MVGERLRQLRERLGIGREELARLAGVSGPTVWRLEKGERGGSVEVVARLAKALAQVGNLELREVLAFLLTSSSVPSLDPIPTRSLPVRYLTVREAAKVLGVPIWEIREAVRKGVIRPRPRPGPRGATVISLEELERYAREHLEAPAGR encoded by the coding sequence ATGGTGGGTGAGCGGTTGCGGCAGTTACGGGAGCGGTTGGGCATAGGGCGTGAGGAGCTGGCCCGGTTGGCCGGGGTTAGTGGGCCGACGGTGTGGCGGTTGGAGAAGGGGGAGAGGGGGGGTTCGGTGGAGGTGGTGGCCCGGTTGGCGAAGGCCCTGGCGCAGGTGGGCAACCTGGAGTTGCGGGAGGTTTTGGCCTTTTTGCTGACCTCTTCTTCCGTTCCCTCCCTTGATCCGATTCCCACCCGGTCCCTGCCGGTGCGGTACCTGACGGTGCGGGAGGCGGCGAAGGTGCTGGGTGTGCCCATCTGGGAGATACGGGAGGCGGTGCGGAAGGGGGTGATCCGCCCCCGTCCCCGGCCTGGTCCACGAGGGGCCACGGTGATCTCCCTGGAGGAGTTGGAGCGTTACGCCAGGGAGCATCTTGAGGCTCCCGCGGGGAGGTAA